The proteins below are encoded in one region of Bos indicus x Bos taurus breed Angus x Brahman F1 hybrid chromosome 2, Bos_hybrid_MaternalHap_v2.0, whole genome shotgun sequence:
- the C2H2orf80 gene encoding uncharacterized protein C2orf80 homolog yields MERRLLKKEMKKLLGDYIGIRLRENEFDPKGRRQLTFLDDMAHYDLAINVALQWLDHSEDLTWLEWEKVKMSFRGRPIYPNHREREAMILSSYAGILMNSIPIEEVFKIYGAGSSSSSGAAKVPRAPPFRLSLHPFAMLTAPKAAEYASKQSVKLRRAAMNKNATSSSTRKANAMEWKSSKNLSLDTQPKDKVT; encoded by the exons ATGGAAAGAAGgctcctaaagaaggaaatgaaaaagctcCT GGGAGATTATATTGGCATCAGACTTCGGGAGAATGAGTTTGACCCAAAAGGAAGAAGGCAACTCACCTTTCTAGATGATATG GCACACTATGACTTGGCCATCAATGTTGCGTTGCAATGGCTGGATCACTCAGAAGACTTAACTTGGCTGGAGTGGGAGAAAGT GAAAATGTCATTTCGGGGTAGACCCATATATCCAAACCACAGAGAACGAGAAGCAATGATTTTATCATCTTATGCTGGAATCTTAATG AACAGTATCCCAATTGAGGAAGTCTTTAAAATTTATGGGGCTGGCTCTTCTTCCAGTTCTGGTGCTGCCAAG GTTCCCCGAGCTCCACCCTTCCGCCTCTCCTTGCACCCTTTTGCCATGTTAACAGCACCCAAAGCCGCAGAATATGCCAGCAAACAGA GTGTCAAGCTAAGAAGGGCAGCAATGAACAAAAATGCCACCAGCAGTTCTACAAGGAAAGCAAATGCCATGGAATGGAAATCATCAAAAAATTTATCTTTGGACACACAGCCGAAGGACAAA GTCACTTAG
- the LOC113881046 gene encoding gamma-crystallin A produces MGKITFYEDRGFQGRRYECSSDHSNLQPYFSRCNSIRVDSGCWMLYERPNYQGHQYFLRRGDYPDYQQWMGLNDSIRSCRAIPYTSSHRIRLYERDDYGGLVSELTEDCSCIHDRFRLNELHSLHVLEGWWVLYEMPNYRGRQYLLRPGDYRRYHDWGAMDARVGSLRRAIDLY; encoded by the exons ATGGGGAAG ATCACCTTCTACGAGGACCGGGGCTTCCAGGGCCGCCGCTATGAGTGCAGTAGCGACCACTCCAACCTGCAGCCCTACTTCAGCCGCTGTAATTCCATCCGCGTGGACAGTGGCTGCTGGATGCTGTATGAGCGCCCTAACTACCAGGGCCACCAGTACTTCCTGCGGCGCGGCGACTACCCCGACTACCAGCAGTGGATGGGCCTCAACGACTCCATCCGCTCCTGCCGCGCTATCCCTTAC ACCAGCTCTCACAGGATAAGGCTGTACGAGAGAGATGACTACGGAGGCCTGGTGTCCGAGCTCACGGAAGACTGCTCCTGCATCCACGACCGCTTCCGGCTCAATGAGCTCCACTCCCTCCACGTGCTGGAGGGCTGGTGGGTCCTCTACGAGATGCCCAACTACCGGGGCCGGCAGTACCTGCTGCGGCCGGGGGATTACAGGCGCTACCACGACTGGGGGGCCATGGATGCCCGAGTGGGCTCTCTGAGACGGGCCATTGATTTGTACTAG